The Sphingomonas sanxanigenens DSM 19645 = NX02 genome includes a region encoding these proteins:
- a CDS encoding CoA transferase subunit A, whose translation MSAGLDKRISAAAMVAQLADGMTIGIGGWGPRRKPMALVRAILRSELKDLTVVAYGGPEVGMLLAAGKIRKLVYGFVSMDAIPADPFFRQARQAGTLDARELDEGLLQWGLRAAAMRVPFLPTRTGLGSDVLAVNPDFRTVASPYDDGEVLLAMPALKLDVALLHATKADRMGNTLTQGPDPFFDEHFARAADRCFVSADEVVDTLVLDGATAKDNLYERCFVSGVIETRFGAHPTTNPPHHGWDFKAMKAYAAAADAEGGWAAYRRDIIGEDEAGYVDRVGGAEAIAALPLPVF comes from the coding sequence ATGAGTGCTGGACTGGACAAGAGGATCAGCGCCGCGGCGATGGTCGCGCAGCTTGCCGACGGGATGACCATCGGCATCGGCGGCTGGGGCCCGCGGCGCAAGCCGATGGCGCTGGTCCGCGCGATCCTGCGCAGCGAGCTCAAGGATCTAACCGTCGTCGCCTATGGCGGGCCCGAAGTCGGCATGCTGCTGGCGGCGGGCAAGATCCGCAAGCTCGTCTACGGCTTCGTCTCGATGGACGCGATCCCGGCGGATCCCTTCTTCCGCCAGGCGCGGCAGGCGGGCACGCTCGATGCCCGCGAGCTGGACGAAGGGTTGCTGCAATGGGGGCTGCGCGCCGCCGCGATGCGCGTGCCCTTTCTCCCGACCCGTACCGGGCTCGGCTCGGACGTGCTGGCGGTCAATCCGGATTTCCGGACGGTCGCCTCCCCCTATGACGATGGCGAGGTGCTGCTGGCGATGCCGGCGCTGAAGCTCGACGTCGCATTGCTGCACGCGACCAAGGCGGACCGGATGGGCAACACGCTGACGCAGGGGCCCGATCCCTTCTTCGACGAGCATTTCGCCCGCGCGGCGGACCGCTGCTTCGTCAGCGCCGACGAGGTGGTCGATACGCTCGTGCTCGATGGTGCGACCGCGAAGGACAATCTCTACGAGCGCTGCTTCGTGAGCGGGGTGATCGAGACGCGCTTCGGCGCGCATCCCACCACCAACCCGCCGCACCATGGCTGGGATTTCAAGGCGATGAAGGCCTATGCGGCCGCGGCCGATGCCGAGGGCGGCTGGGCCGCCTATCGCCGCGACATCATCGGCGAGGATGAGGCCGGCTATGTCGACCGGGTCGGCGGCGCGGAGGCGATCGCCGCCCTGCCCCTGCCGGTCTTCTGA
- a CDS encoding VOC family protein, with protein sequence MGVRSLAYIRVESRDLEAWRRFGEQVVGAAVAPGSDDDVLLLRLDGRPWRFRIEKGDQDRYLCAGLECPSEAEWQQAIDRLRGAGVAVAEGDTEGARLRHVRGYVTLDDPAGNMIELVWGNIVAGTPFVSPVGVPAFITGEMGFGHVVLPTTCYDATRSFYKDLLGFGDSDEMRVHFPGGPEQGLGMSFMHAAGPRHHTVAVGEFPAPTGLIHTMVEVPTIDDVGMALDRAVAAGVHISSSLGRHTNDKMISFYMRSPTGFDIEFGCGGEQTDDWTKVTPTFTIKEDLWGHKWDFGG encoded by the coding sequence ATGGGGGTAAGATCTCTCGCCTATATCCGCGTCGAATCGCGGGATCTCGAAGCGTGGAGACGCTTCGGGGAACAGGTGGTCGGCGCCGCCGTCGCCCCGGGTTCGGATGACGATGTGCTGCTGCTCAGGCTCGATGGCCGCCCCTGGCGGTTCCGCATCGAGAAGGGTGATCAGGACCGCTATCTGTGCGCAGGGCTGGAATGCCCGAGCGAGGCCGAATGGCAGCAGGCGATCGATCGCCTGCGCGGTGCCGGCGTGGCGGTCGCCGAGGGCGATACCGAGGGCGCCAGGCTGCGCCACGTGCGCGGCTATGTGACGCTCGACGATCCCGCCGGCAACATGATCGAACTGGTGTGGGGCAATATCGTCGCGGGGACGCCGTTCGTGTCGCCGGTGGGCGTGCCCGCCTTCATCACCGGGGAGATGGGCTTCGGCCATGTCGTGCTGCCCACGACCTGCTATGATGCCACCCGCAGCTTCTACAAGGATCTGCTGGGCTTCGGTGACAGCGACGAGATGCGCGTCCATTTCCCCGGCGGCCCCGAACAGGGCCTGGGCATGAGCTTCATGCACGCCGCCGGGCCGCGCCATCACACGGTGGCGGTGGGCGAGTTCCCCGCGCCCACCGGGCTGATCCATACGATGGTGGAGGTGCCGACGATCGACGATGTCGGCATGGCGCTGGATCGCGCGGTTGCCGCCGGCGTCCACATCTCGTCCTCGCTCGGGCGGCACACCAACGACAAGATGATCAGCTTTTACATGCGCAGTCCAACCGGATTCGACATCGAATTCGGCTGTGGCGGTGAACAGACTGATGATTGGACCAAAGTGACGCCGACCTTCACGATCAAGGAAGATCTGTGGGGCCACAAATGGGATTTCGGCGGATGA
- a CDS encoding Zn-ribbon domain-containing OB-fold protein — translation MSEPQPVLDGWFTTGDAPHLIGTRCSACGSYYFPKQDDYCRNPACESTQFETVELSRTGTLWSFTNACYTPPEPYIAAEPFVPYAIAAVELEREKMIVLGQVVEGVGVEQLRAGLAMELVVETIPDRIAPEGRLVWKWKPMEARS, via the coding sequence ATGAGCGAACCGCAGCCCGTTCTCGACGGCTGGTTCACCACCGGAGATGCGCCACATCTGATCGGCACGCGCTGTTCGGCGTGCGGCAGCTATTACTTCCCGAAGCAGGACGATTATTGCCGCAACCCGGCGTGCGAAAGCACGCAGTTCGAGACGGTCGAGCTGTCGCGGACCGGCACGCTCTGGTCCTTCACCAACGCCTGCTACACGCCGCCCGAACCCTATATCGCGGCCGAGCCCTTCGTGCCCTACGCGATCGCCGCGGTGGAGCTCGAGCGCGAGAAGATGATCGTGCTCGGCCAGGTCGTCGAGGGCGTCGGCGTCGAGCAGTTGAGGGCCGGGCTGGCGATGGAACTGGTGGTCGAGACGATCCCCGATCGCATCGCGCCCGAGGGCAGGCTCGTATGGAAATGGAAGCCGATGGAGGCGCGGTCATGA
- a CDS encoding lipid-transfer protein, translated as MNGEIAILGAGMHPWGKWGRNFVGYGVAAAQEALAEAGIEWRDVQFVSGAATMRCGYPGYVAGATFAQALGWQGAEVNTSYAACASGSQALAAARAKILSGQADVALVIGADTTPKGFLAPAKGDRPDDPDWVRFRVGITNPTYFALYARRRMEIYGDSQEDFARVKVKNAAHGLANPKARYRKAFTLEDVAGSAMVADPLRLMDICATSDGGAALIVSSLDYARRIGRADAPRVAAISTITPTFASAIVEMPDLATDSAVAADARSFRAALPQKAYAEAGIGPEDISVAEVYDLSTALELDWIEDLQLCARGDAAALTRDGATRVGGRIPVNPSGGLACFGEAVPAQAIAQVCELAWQMQGRAGERQVDGAKVGITANQGLFGHGSSVIVKR; from the coding sequence ATGAACGGCGAGATCGCGATCCTGGGCGCGGGCATGCACCCGTGGGGCAAATGGGGCCGCAACTTCGTCGGCTATGGCGTCGCCGCCGCGCAGGAAGCGCTGGCCGAGGCCGGCATCGAATGGCGCGACGTGCAGTTCGTCTCGGGCGCGGCGACGATGCGCTGCGGCTATCCCGGCTATGTCGCAGGCGCCACCTTCGCGCAGGCGCTGGGCTGGCAGGGCGCCGAGGTCAACACGAGCTATGCCGCCTGCGCCAGCGGGTCACAGGCGCTGGCCGCCGCGCGTGCCAAGATTCTCAGCGGCCAGGCGGATGTCGCGCTGGTGATCGGCGCGGACACCACCCCCAAGGGCTTCCTCGCGCCGGCGAAGGGCGACCGTCCCGACGATCCCGACTGGGTGCGCTTCCGCGTCGGCATCACCAATCCGACCTATTTCGCGCTCTACGCGCGGCGGCGGATGGAGATCTATGGCGACAGCCAGGAGGATTTCGCGCGGGTGAAGGTGAAGAACGCCGCGCACGGCCTCGCCAACCCCAAGGCGCGCTATCGCAAGGCGTTTACCCTGGAGGATGTCGCGGGTTCGGCGATGGTCGCCGATCCGTTGCGGCTGATGGACATCTGCGCCACGTCGGACGGCGGCGCGGCCCTGATCGTCTCCAGCCTCGATTATGCCCGCCGCATCGGCAGGGCGGATGCGCCGCGCGTCGCCGCGATCTCGACGATCACGCCGACCTTCGCCTCGGCGATCGTCGAGATGCCGGATCTCGCGACCGACAGCGCGGTTGCCGCCGATGCGCGCAGCTTCCGCGCGGCGTTGCCGCAGAAGGCCTATGCCGAAGCCGGCATCGGCCCGGAAGATATCTCGGTCGCCGAGGTCTATGATCTTTCGACCGCGCTTGAGCTCGACTGGATCGAGGATCTGCAGCTCTGCGCGCGCGGCGATGCCGCCGCCCTCACCCGCGACGGCGCCACCCGCGTGGGCGGCCGGATCCCGGTCAATCCGTCGGGCGGGCTCGCCTGCTTCGGGGAAGCGGTGCCGGCGCAGGCGATCGCGCAGGTCTGCGAACTCGCCTGGCAGATGCAGGGCCGCGCGGGCGAGCGGCAGGTGGATGGCGCCAAGGTGGGCATCACCGCCAACCAGGGGCTGTTCGGCCATGGCTCCTCCGTGATCGTGAAGCGGTGA
- a CDS encoding enoyl-CoA hydratase family protein — MPITTTIGDRIAEIVFDVPPVNAFDSATWNAIPAMIHAAGNNPDVNVVLIRAEGRGFCGGVDIKEMQAHPERITSLNRGNYLTFKAVRDCEVPVVVAAHKFVIGGGIGICGASDTIIASDDAYFSLPEVDRGAMGGASHLSRMLPLHKVRAAFFTGGNIPAAEAYRLGAVEAVVPRDALIEEARGFCAKIAGKSRKALVIAKEALNGLEPRDVDRGYRWEQGFTLEMYMHEDSQKARDAFVETGKAATF; from the coding sequence ATGCCGATCACCACCACGATCGGCGATCGCATCGCCGAGATCGTTTTCGACGTGCCGCCGGTCAACGCGTTCGACAGCGCGACCTGGAACGCCATCCCGGCGATGATCCACGCGGCGGGCAACAATCCGGACGTGAACGTGGTGTTGATCCGCGCCGAGGGCCGCGGTTTCTGCGGCGGCGTCGATATCAAGGAGATGCAGGCGCACCCCGAGCGGATCACATCGCTCAACCGCGGCAATTACCTGACCTTCAAAGCGGTCCGCGATTGCGAGGTGCCGGTGGTGGTCGCCGCCCACAAGTTCGTGATCGGCGGCGGCATCGGCATCTGCGGCGCGTCGGACACGATCATCGCATCCGACGACGCCTATTTCTCGCTTCCAGAGGTCGATCGCGGCGCGATGGGCGGTGCCAGCCACCTGTCGCGCATGCTGCCGCTGCACAAGGTGCGCGCCGCCTTCTTCACCGGCGGCAACATCCCCGCGGCCGAAGCCTATCGGCTGGGCGCGGTGGAAGCGGTGGTGCCGCGCGATGCGCTGATCGAGGAAGCGCGCGGCTTCTGCGCCAAGATCGCAGGCAAGAGCCGCAAGGCGCTGGTGATCGCCAAGGAGGCGCTCAACGGCCTCGAACCGCGCGACGTCGATCGCGGCTATCGCTGGGAACAGGGCTTCACGCTCGAAATGTACATGCACGAGGATTCGCAGAAGGCGCGCGACGCCTTCGTCGAGACCGGCAAGGCGGCGACCTTCTGA
- a CDS encoding VOC family protein, with the protein MGIAAIDHVNVRTAEPARAIAFYRDVLGMRFQPFPGHVDGARGGWMLDDGDHAAVHIGSAALAYPSDDAVPWQAGATQGALHHVALACTDRDAIETRLAAQGVGWTAHRIDAVELTQLFVIDPDGILLELNFHEP; encoded by the coding sequence ATGGGCATCGCGGCGATCGACCATGTCAATGTGCGCACGGCGGAACCGGCACGCGCCATCGCCTTCTATCGCGATGTGCTGGGCATGCGCTTCCAGCCCTTTCCCGGGCATGTGGATGGCGCGCGCGGCGGCTGGATGCTCGACGATGGCGACCATGCCGCGGTGCATATCGGCTCGGCGGCGCTCGCCTATCCGAGCGACGATGCGGTGCCCTGGCAGGCCGGGGCCACGCAGGGCGCGCTGCATCATGTCGCGCTCGCCTGCACCGATCGCGACGCGATCGAGACGCGGCTCGCCGCGCAGGGCGTCGGCTGGACCGCGCACCGCATCGATGCGGTCGAGCTGACCCAGCTTTTCGTCATAGATCCCGACGGCATATTGCTCGAGCTCAATTTCCATGAGCCCTGA
- a CDS encoding SDR family NAD(P)-dependent oxidoreductase produces MGWSDLRYDFAGAHVLVTGGTSGIGAEIARDYAEAGAVVTITGTRGDAAEYDEDLSGFRYRQLDVEDRDQIAEVAAAQSELDILVNNAGLALGSLGLDEWDPAIFERSLAMHLTAAYRMAHGCRGALAQSKRAGGASVVGIASMTSYFGIGMIPGYGAAKTGLLGLTRVLAVEWARQGIRVNAVAAGLTRSRMTAGTFDEIEWTGPTLARTPLGRLGEPADIAGAVLFLTSSAASWITGQVLPIDGGFTVAG; encoded by the coding sequence ATGGGCTGGAGCGATCTCCGTTACGATTTTGCCGGCGCGCATGTGCTGGTGACGGGCGGCACGAGCGGCATCGGCGCGGAAATCGCGCGTGATTATGCCGAGGCGGGCGCGGTGGTGACGATCACCGGAACGCGCGGCGACGCCGCCGAATATGACGAGGATCTGTCGGGCTTTCGATACCGGCAACTCGACGTGGAGGACCGCGACCAGATCGCCGAGGTTGCCGCTGCGCAGAGCGAACTCGATATCCTCGTCAACAATGCCGGCCTTGCCCTCGGATCGCTCGGGCTCGACGAATGGGATCCGGCGATCTTCGAACGCTCGCTGGCGATGCACCTGACCGCCGCCTATCGCATGGCGCATGGCTGCCGCGGGGCGTTGGCGCAGAGCAAGCGCGCCGGCGGCGCGTCGGTGGTCGGCATTGCCTCGATGACCTCCTATTTCGGCATCGGCATGATTCCCGGCTATGGCGCGGCGAAAACCGGGCTGCTCGGCCTCACCCGCGTGCTCGCGGTGGAATGGGCGCGGCAGGGCATTCGCGTGAACGCGGTCGCCGCCGGGCTCACCCGCAGCAGGATGACCGCGGGCACCTTCGACGAGATCGAATGGACCGGGCCGACATTGGCGCGCACGCCGCTCGGCCGGCTCGGCGAGCCCGCCGACATCGCCGGCGCGGTGCTGTTCCTCACCAGTTCGGCGGCGTCCTGGATCACGGGGCAGGTGCTGCCGATCGACGGCGGCTTCACGGTGGCCGGCTGA
- a CDS encoding zinc-dependent alcohol dehydrogenase, with protein MDAGTMKMVRVHGPGAVSLDDVAIPRCGPTDVLVRVARCGLCGSDLGYIETGGVAAPATEPFGIGHELAGTIEAVGSAVRGIAVGTRVIVNPMGDGNGIGAGAPEGAFAPLLCVADATVGGSIHPIPDHVGWDAAALAEPLAVALHAVRRGGATPADKVAVYGAGPIGLGIVFFLKRMGVRHVAAVDLSAGRLARAARLGADLCIDASHEDVAEALGDAHGRADLFGWPTVGTTLFYEAAGGPAVLPGIVALAPFHARVVMVAVHHAPVAIDWKMALGKEMSFITSMAYPDEFPEVIAALSEPGFDADAFISHRVPLSRFDDALAAARDRAGSAKIMVSCDA; from the coding sequence ATGGACGCCGGAACCATGAAGATGGTCAGGGTGCACGGACCGGGGGCGGTCTCGCTCGACGATGTCGCGATTCCCCGCTGCGGACCCACCGATGTGCTGGTTCGCGTCGCGCGTTGCGGCCTGTGCGGATCCGATCTCGGCTATATCGAAACGGGCGGCGTCGCTGCGCCGGCGACCGAACCGTTCGGCATCGGCCACGAACTGGCGGGCACCATCGAGGCGGTCGGATCTGCGGTGCGCGGCATCGCGGTGGGCACGCGCGTGATCGTCAATCCGATGGGCGATGGCAACGGCATCGGCGCCGGCGCACCCGAAGGCGCGTTTGCGCCGCTGCTGTGCGTTGCCGATGCCACGGTCGGCGGCAGCATCCACCCGATCCCCGATCATGTCGGCTGGGACGCGGCGGCGCTGGCCGAACCGCTCGCGGTGGCGCTGCATGCGGTGCGGCGCGGCGGTGCGACGCCGGCGGACAAGGTGGCGGTCTACGGCGCCGGGCCGATCGGGCTCGGCATCGTCTTCTTTCTCAAGCGTATGGGCGTTCGCCATGTCGCGGCGGTCGATCTGTCCGCGGGACGGCTGGCGCGCGCCGCGCGGCTGGGGGCCGATCTCTGCATCGATGCCTCGCACGAGGATGTCGCCGAAGCGCTCGGCGATGCGCATGGCCGCGCCGACCTGTTCGGCTGGCCGACGGTAGGCACCACCTTGTTCTACGAGGCGGCGGGCGGTCCAGCGGTGCTGCCCGGCATCGTCGCGCTGGCGCCGTTCCACGCGCGCGTCGTGATGGTCGCGGTCCACCACGCGCCGGTCGCGATCGACTGGAAGATGGCGCTGGGCAAGGAGATGAGCTTCATCACCTCGATGGCCTATCCGGACGAGTTTCCGGAGGTGATCGCCGCGCTGTCCGAACCCGGCTTCGATGCCGATGCCTTCATCAGCCATCGCGTGCCGCTCAGCCGGTTCGACGATGCGCTCGCCGCAGCGCGCGACCGCGCCGGATCGGCCAAGATCATGGTGAGTTGCGATGCCTGA
- a CDS encoding NAD(P)H-dependent flavin oxidoreductase, giving the protein MADALETPLTRLLGCRYPIVQTAMGWVATPPLVIATSNAGAFGFLAASVMQPAEARAAIEAVRAGTDQPFGVNFHSFQPGAAEIVDIIVDHAAQVRAVSFGRGPDAKMIARFKDAGILCMPTVGAVKHAQKMVQLGVDAVTVQGGEGGGHTGSVPTTVLLPQVLDAVQVPVIAAGGFADGRGLAAALAFGAVGIAMGTRFLMTRESAPPENVKARYVKAGTDDILVSTKVDGLPQRMIRNAALDRIERSSGMGLWRRAVESGLQMKRQSGASYGELLAAAKGMTSHGGLSLPQAMMAAAAPMLIQRAVVEGDADGGLMATGVVAGRLGDLPTCAELIDAIVAQARARLAALAPAPTPTPAGVL; this is encoded by the coding sequence ATGGCGGACGCTCTCGAAACCCCGCTGACACGCCTGCTCGGCTGCCGCTATCCGATCGTCCAGACCGCGATGGGCTGGGTGGCGACGCCGCCGCTCGTGATCGCCACCTCCAACGCCGGCGCCTTCGGCTTCCTCGCCGCATCGGTGATGCAGCCGGCGGAGGCGCGCGCGGCGATCGAGGCCGTGCGCGCCGGCACCGACCAGCCGTTCGGCGTCAATTTCCACAGTTTCCAGCCCGGCGCCGCCGAGATCGTCGACATCATCGTCGACCATGCCGCGCAGGTCCGCGCGGTGAGCTTCGGCCGTGGGCCCGATGCGAAGATGATCGCGCGCTTCAAGGATGCGGGCATCCTGTGCATGCCCACCGTCGGCGCGGTCAAACATGCCCAGAAGATGGTGCAGCTCGGCGTCGACGCCGTGACCGTGCAGGGCGGCGAAGGCGGCGGCCATACCGGATCGGTGCCGACAACCGTGCTGTTGCCGCAGGTGCTCGACGCGGTGCAGGTGCCGGTAATCGCCGCTGGCGGGTTTGCCGACGGGCGCGGCCTCGCCGCAGCACTGGCCTTCGGCGCGGTCGGCATCGCGATGGGCACGCGCTTCCTGATGACCCGCGAGAGCGCGCCGCCGGAGAATGTGAAGGCGCGCTATGTGAAGGCCGGCACCGACGATATCCTCGTCTCGACCAAGGTCGACGGCCTTCCCCAGCGGATGATCCGCAACGCCGCGCTCGACCGCATCGAACGCTCTTCCGGCATGGGGCTCTGGCGCCGCGCGGTCGAGAGCGGGCTGCAGATGAAGAGGCAGAGCGGCGCTTCCTATGGCGAACTGCTCGCGGCGGCGAAGGGCATGACCAGCCATGGCGGGCTCAGCCTGCCGCAGGCGATGATGGCGGCCGCCGCGCCGATGCTGATCCAGCGCGCGGTGGTGGAGGGCGATGCCGATGGCGGGCTGATGGCGACGGGCGTCGTCGCCGGCCGGCTCGGCGACCTGCCGACCTGCGCGGAACTGATCGACGCCATTGTCGCGCAGGCACGCGCGCGGCTTGCCGCGCTCGCCCCTGCGCCCACCCCAACCCCGGCCGGAGTGCTCTGA
- a CDS encoding CoA-transferase subunit beta: protein MTTDYTLAELAINACADAFRGNGEVLASGIGTLPRLGAGLARLTHSPELMMTDGEAYLIEDPIPLGPRAAPPPLSGYMSYARVFDIVWSGRRHVIIGPLQIDRWGQTNLSGVGDYAKPKIAMLGMRGLPGNSANHINSMFVPNHSKRVFVEGEVDIVGGVGYNPARWQKGMNDSAVDIRRVVTNLCVLDFEGPDHAPRVRSLHPGVSFEEVQAATGFPLIRPDDLGDTPAPDADALAIIARLDPKNMRAAVFKDNPPGRRA, encoded by the coding sequence ATGACCACCGACTATACTTTGGCGGAACTCGCCATCAACGCCTGCGCGGATGCGTTCCGCGGCAATGGCGAAGTGCTTGCCTCGGGCATCGGCACCTTGCCCCGTCTCGGCGCCGGGCTCGCCAGGCTGACGCACAGCCCCGAACTGATGATGACCGATGGCGAGGCCTATCTGATCGAGGATCCGATCCCGCTCGGGCCCCGCGCCGCGCCGCCGCCGCTTTCCGGCTATATGTCTTACGCCCGCGTGTTCGACATCGTCTGGTCCGGCAGGCGCCATGTGATCATCGGTCCGCTGCAGATCGACCGCTGGGGGCAGACCAACCTCTCCGGCGTCGGCGACTATGCGAAGCCCAAGATCGCGATGCTCGGCATGCGCGGGCTGCCGGGCAACAGCGCCAACCACATCAATTCGATGTTCGTGCCCAACCATTCGAAGCGCGTGTTCGTCGAGGGCGAGGTCGATATCGTCGGCGGCGTCGGCTACAACCCGGCACGCTGGCAGAAAGGCATGAACGACAGCGCGGTCGATATCCGCCGCGTCGTCACCAATCTGTGCGTGCTCGATTTCGAAGGCCCCGATCACGCGCCGCGCGTCCGCTCGCTGCATCCCGGCGTCAGTTTCGAGGAGGTGCAGGCGGCGACCGGCTTTCCGCTGATCCGCCCCGACGATCTGGGAGACACGCCCGCGCCCGACGCGGATGCGCTGGCGATCATCGCGCGGCTCGATCCGAAGAACATGCGCGCGGCGGTGTTCAAGGATAATCCGCCGGGGAGGCGTGCATGA
- a CDS encoding sugar phosphate isomerase/epimerase family protein, translating into MSPDALILSAGTVQAVPFFDRLAPARDAGFAGISMFAADMEALAARGVDAGEVRTRVADAGLFIHEVEIVGNWLPGVPTKPNPGWLDALLQRTTGAHVIAIAEAVGARGITVAELRGVDCPRDRATEAFALLCDRAADAGLHVALEFVPTGCIPDLAAAWPIVEAAGRANGGLLVDSWHVFRGTPDLGLLASLPAWAIKSIQIGDAPAAPEADLDHAMVHDRLLPGEGALDLAGFMAALRRTGTAAPLGVEVFSDALAAQPIAAVAARCAAAARRMIGERIDG; encoded by the coding sequence ATGAGCCCTGACGCGCTGATCCTTTCGGCGGGGACGGTGCAGGCCGTGCCCTTCTTCGACCGGCTGGCCCCCGCGCGCGACGCCGGCTTCGCCGGCATCTCGATGTTTGCCGCCGATATGGAGGCGCTGGCGGCGCGGGGCGTCGATGCCGGTGAGGTGCGTACGCGTGTCGCCGATGCCGGGCTGTTCATCCACGAGGTAGAGATCGTCGGCAACTGGCTGCCCGGCGTGCCGACCAAGCCGAATCCGGGGTGGCTGGACGCTTTGCTCCAGCGCACGACCGGCGCGCACGTGATCGCGATCGCCGAGGCGGTCGGCGCGCGCGGCATCACCGTCGCCGAACTGCGCGGCGTCGATTGCCCCAGGGATCGGGCAACGGAGGCGTTCGCCCTGCTGTGCGACCGCGCGGCGGATGCGGGGCTGCATGTCGCGCTGGAGTTCGTGCCGACGGGCTGCATCCCGGATCTCGCCGCGGCGTGGCCGATCGTCGAGGCAGCGGGGCGCGCGAATGGCGGGCTGCTGGTCGATAGCTGGCACGTTTTCCGTGGCACCCCCGATCTCGGGCTGCTCGCGTCGCTGCCCGCCTGGGCGATCAAGAGCATCCAGATCGGCGACGCGCCGGCGGCGCCCGAGGCCGATCTCGACCATGCGATGGTGCATGACCGGCTGCTGCCGGGCGAGGGCGCGCTCGACCTTGCCGGGTTCATGGCGGCGCTGCGCCGGACCGGCACCGCGGCGCCGCTCGGCGTGGAAGTCTTTTCGGATGCGCTGGCCGCACAGCCGATCGCGGCGGTCGCCGCGCGCTGCGCCGCCGCGGCGCGGCGGATGATCGGGGAGAGGATCGATGGCTGA
- a CDS encoding sulfotransferase family protein, whose protein sequence is MPDAIHIDDLAEPRLTERQRAAIAGAPPVRFDVEAVLAAARAGTGLDDFGADDFRQRLGLWLASFDADADLTDLGRATVFGECVRYASTRLRLEDLLRRHSEIGQIAIDRPIMVAGLPRSGTTHLVNILAADPRLRSTPLWETMEPIPAPEDQGTPDPRYVRTAAMWGAFEETLPLMPAMHEMAPEHVHEDIELQGPDFSSYLPEWLSRPTAWRDHYLTADQTPHYAYAKRMMQALTWLKGPRRWVVKSPPHMENLPALIAVHPSAIVPITHRDPVAVLQSAITMIAYGDRIRRKRQDLPALAAWWIDRIEALLRRCVRDRDAIPAAQSIDILFHEYMADQKATVARVYAMAGLEMTPEAEARIDAFLAANPRNKHGRVVYDLIGDFGIDIGALRERFGFYYDRFPVARERVTGERT, encoded by the coding sequence ATGCCTGACGCGATCCATATCGACGACCTCGCCGAGCCGCGCCTGACCGAACGGCAGCGCGCCGCGATCGCGGGGGCGCCGCCGGTGCGCTTCGACGTCGAAGCGGTGCTCGCGGCGGCGCGCGCCGGCACCGGCCTCGACGATTTCGGCGCCGACGATTTCCGCCAACGGCTGGGCCTGTGGCTCGCCAGCTTCGATGCCGATGCCGACCTGACCGATCTCGGTCGCGCGACGGTGTTCGGCGAATGCGTGCGCTACGCCTCCACCCGGCTCCGGCTGGAGGATCTGCTGCGCCGCCACTCCGAGATCGGGCAGATCGCCATCGACCGGCCGATCATGGTCGCCGGGCTGCCGCGATCGGGCACGACGCATCTCGTCAACATCCTCGCGGCGGACCCGCGGCTGCGCTCGACGCCCCTGTGGGAGACGATGGAGCCGATCCCCGCGCCGGAGGACCAGGGCACGCCCGATCCGCGCTATGTCCGCACTGCGGCGATGTGGGGCGCGTTCGAGGAGACGCTGCCGCTGATGCCGGCGATGCATGAGATGGCGCCCGAGCATGTCCATGAGGATATCGAGCTGCAGGGCCCGGATTTCTCGTCCTACCTTCCCGAATGGCTGAGCCGGCCGACGGCATGGCGCGATCATTATCTGACCGCGGATCAGACGCCGCATTATGCCTATGCCAAACGCATGATGCAGGCGCTGACCTGGCTGAAGGGGCCGCGCCGCTGGGTGGTGAAATCGCCGCCGCACATGGAAAACCTGCCGGCGCTGATCGCGGTGCACCCCAGCGCGATTGTGCCGATCACGCATCGCGATCCGGTGGCTGTGCTGCAATCGGCGATCACGATGATCGCCTATGGCGACCGCATCCGCCGCAAGCGCCAGGATCTGCCCGCGCTCGCCGCCTGGTGGATCGACCGCATCGAGGCGCTGTTGCGCCGCTGCGTGCGGGATCGGGATGCGATCCCGGCGGCGCAATCGATCGACATTCTCTTCCACGAATATATGGCCGACCAGAAGGCGACCGTCGCGCGGGTCTATGCGATGGCGGGGCTGGAGATGACGCCCGAGGCGGAGGCGCGGATCGACGCCTTCCTTGCCGCCAATCCGCGCAACAAGCATGGCCGCGTCGTCTACGACCTGATCGGCGATTTCGGCATCGACATCGGCGCGCTGCGCGAGCGCTTCGGCTTTTACTATGATCGCTTCCCGGTCGCGCGCGAGCGGGTGACGGGGGAACGGACGTGA